CCAATAATAACAATATTAATGGATACATAACCATATCATCAAAAGAACATGCTTATGGAGTTATAATTAGTGGAATGAAAAACATAGCTAATGGTAACACAATTAAATGTACAATAAACAACATAACAGCAAACAAAGTATATGCAATAGAATTAGTAAACTCAAATGACACAGAAATCACATCAAGAAGTAGTTCAACAAATTACTGGTTATTTGGAAATTACACAATGCTACTTGCAACATACAATGCAAACAACACAGAAATAAAATACATCTCACCTATATTCATAGCAAATAAAACAGATGTAGATATAAATGATGATTCAGATATTATAAAACCAACATCAAGCTTAATTTACCTGACAAATTCAGTAAATACAACAATATCAGGAATAAGCATGATGAAAAATAATATGAATGGTTATCCTAACTGTCACATAGGATCATACTTAATTGCAAATAATTCAAACAACACATACATAGGAAAAGGATCAGCATCATCAAATCCAACAATAAACATAACAAACATTCCAATTAAATATATTAATTCAAATGGATTAACAATAAATAATACAACAATATATTCAAATGATTTATATATGATAAATCTTACAAATTCAAGCAATAATGTAATAACAAACAATTACCTACTTAATACTCAAAGATTAAATGGTGGAGAAAACTCAATATACAAATCAAACACTAATAATAACACATTATTTAATAATACACCAACAGTAACAATACTAACAAATGAAAATTATAACACATTATTTACAAATGGAGTTCTAACTTCAAAAATAGACATAATAACATTAGGATCAAATATTTATAACAAAAACATGACCTTCACAGAAAAAATTGAATTATACAACCCAAATAATTACACAATCTACAATGGAACATTAACATTTAAAGATAATGCAACAAACAGTAATGTTGAATCATTAATACTAAATTCAACAGATGATAGAACCACACTTATAAACATAAACAACTCAGATGTAAAATTATCTTATCTTAACATATATCATAAAAATAATAAAAACATAGCACGTACAATTGTATATGATAGTAATGTTACAGATTACAACCAAGGTGGAGGAATAATAAACTGTAACATAACATTATTAGGACCTGAAATAAAAACAGATAATAATATGGCAAGTTTAATTGCAGTTTATGTATTAAATGCTAGAAATCCATACATGCAATACAGCAATGTAAATGTTGAATACTTAACTAGTGATAAACAAGGAAATATCTCAGCTGTAGTATCAGAAAATAGTAATGGTATGGGCATATCATATAACAATATTACACTAAAAGCTGATAATAATGCTGTAGCAGTAAATGGATTTATAAACAATGCATATCAAAATAAAATTAATATAACAAGTAACAATAAAGCAACAGCATATAATATAGAAAACTTTAATACTGCAACATTCCAGATATGCGATAATATTACAATAACAGCAAATAATTCAGCTGTTGGAGTAAATGTAAATAATAGTCATGTAGCAAATTCATACTCATACTCATCAATACAAACCTCAAAAATTATATTAAATACTAAAAATGGAATAGTAATTCAAATAAATAATTCAACAGATACACGTATAAATTCTAATAACTTAGTATTAAATGCAACAAATGGTATTGTAATTAGTTTAAATAATACTCTAACAACTATAAGAACAAATAATATTACTGCAACTGGTAATAATGTAACATTAATGAATATTAAAAATCTACCTAATGCAACAAGTACTAGAACAGTTGGATCTAACAGTATAACATTAGAAACTAATTCAACAGAAATACCAATAATTCTTGATAATGTAACAAATATGAATGTTACAAGTAATGATATAGTTTCATCAACAGCAACCCCTGTTATAATGATAAAAAACTCAAATAATAATGAAATATCATATAACACATTATCATCAAAAACAACTCATGGAAATGGAGCAATAAAAGAAGAAAACTCAACAAACATTACCATAGTTAAAAATATTGCTGATATTATATTAACAAATGATAACTATGATCAATTCTTTACAAATGGAATATTAAATAATAATTATGATTCATTATTATTAGGATCAGATATTTACAATAAAAATATGACCTTTAATTCATCAGTTATAATTATAAACCCATATAATCACACAATCTATAATGGAACATTAACATTTACTGAAAATGCATCAAACAGTAAAGTTACAGGCATTATATTAAACAATACAAGAAATGAAAACACATTAATTATAAACTCAGATAAAACAAATATAACAAACTCCACAATATATCATAATTATAATGATGGAAAAACAATCATAGTTACAACATCAAATGTAAACTTAGTAAACAACACTATAACAACAAATGGAAATAACATGCAAGTATTATACTTTGCAAAT
The sequence above is drawn from the Methanosphaera cuniculi genome and encodes:
- a CDS encoding beta strand repeat-containing protein; translation: MKNIANGNTIKCTINNITANKVYAIELVNSNDTEITSRSSSTNYWLFGNYTMLLATYNANNTEIKYISPIFIANKTDVDINDDSDIIKPTSSLIYLTNSVNTTISGISMMKNNMNGYPNCHIGSYLIANNSNNTYIGKGSASSNPTINITNIPIKYINSNGLTINNTTIYSNDLYMINLTNSSNNVITNNYLLNTQRLNGGENSIYKSNTNNNTLFNNTPTVTILTNENYNTLFTNGVLTSKIDIITLGSNIYNKNMTFTEKIELYNPNNYTIYNGTLTFKDNATNSNVESLILNSTDDRTTLININNSDVKLSYLNIYHKNNKNIARTIVYDSNVTDYNQGGGIINCNITLLGPEIKTDNNMASLIAVYVLNARNPYMQYSNVNVEYLTSDKQGNISAVVSENSNGMGISYNNITLKADNNAVAVNGFINNAYQNKINITSNNKATAYNIENFNTATFQICDNITITANNSAVGVNVNNSHVANSYSYSSIQTSKIILNTKNGIVIQINNSTDTRINSNNLVLNATNGIVISLNNTLTTIRTNNITATGNNVTLMNIKNLPNATSTRTVGSNSITLETNSTEIPIILDNVTNMNVTSNDIVSSTATPVIMIKNSNNNEISYNTLSSKTTHGNGAIKEENSTNITIVKNIADIILTNDNYDQFFTNGILNNNYDSLLLGSDIYNKNMTFNSSVIIINPYNHTIYNGTLTFTENASNSKVTGIILNNTRNENTLIINSDKTNITNSTIYHNYNDGKTIIVTTSNVNLVNNTITTNGNNMQVLYFANTTNTTNTALNSNNITTNGDKNTIITIFNGARITIQNNNITSIGNDVLVLNISNCTGNSFNNQRSISGNTINVNFTGSLLAPTIMVVENSTRTYIQSNNILINGLTRVNPAIKAVNSTGGINYNYILSLDSYGDFLVNGTESPGMTVNNYPSKNYPFSVKININDTLTLVNGTNSIIKINVTDLVNRPVNEGTIRFEVREENFDVTVPVINGVATINYKPTKLSMNTAVITYHDSYDNYGQNSVFSVLNVVKLNTTVIVDPIDTFAGNNITFTAHVYDQNGEKVNTGKLVFKVNGVTLKDDNGNPLYVYVKDGIAQITYKLASTWTAKNYTINVVYGECKSFMSSRSNSTLKLTNRVANVSVLTSGVLKGGNQVTLTAMVSEKDQLVNGGKVIFKMNGVTLKDSNGNPLYANVENGIAKLNYTIPVGMSAKDYTLTAVYSNKFYDRAEVNSTVKILKTNTHIELNPQTYTKGTQTSIYARVLDENNNLISKTTSVCIKVNGKTMIHTTSINGIINATIDTSKFNNQLYNLTIISGENNGFGMSTTTTVLMKA